The following coding sequences are from one Pseudomonas mendocina window:
- the arfB gene encoding alternative ribosome rescue aminoacyl-tRNA hydrolase ArfB, giving the protein MLIVSNSVHLPDDEIELTAIRAQGAGGQNVNKVSSAVHLRFDSQASSLPPFYKERLLALSDSRITSGGVVIIKAQQYRTQEQNRADALERLAELIRSAGKVEKKRRPTKPTLGSKTRRLDGKSKRGAIKAGRGKVDF; this is encoded by the coding sequence ATGCTAATCGTCTCCAACAGCGTCCACTTGCCGGATGATGAAATCGAGCTGACTGCCATACGCGCCCAGGGCGCCGGTGGGCAGAACGTCAACAAGGTATCCAGTGCGGTGCACCTGCGTTTCGACAGTCAGGCCTCGTCTCTGCCGCCGTTCTACAAGGAGCGTCTGCTGGCGCTTTCCGACAGTCGCATCACCAGCGGCGGTGTGGTGATCATCAAGGCGCAGCAGTATCGCACTCAGGAGCAGAATCGCGCCGACGCCCTGGAGCGACTGGCTGAGCTGATTCGCAGTGCGGGCAAGGTGGAGAAGAAGCGCCGCCCGACCAAGCCGACCCTGGGCTCGAAAACGCGTCGTCTCGATGGCAAGAGCAAACGTGGGGCGATCAAGGCGGGAAGGGGCAAGGTGGACTTCTAG
- the gap gene encoding type I glyceraldehyde-3-phosphate dehydrogenase, with protein sequence MTLRIAINGFGRIGRNVLRALYTQNYRQHLQVVAINDLGDSAINAHLLQYDSVHGHFAETVKVDGESLWVRDDKIAVSAIRNPAELPWKTHQVDVVLECTGLFTEREKAAAHLTAGARKVLISAPAKGADATLVFGVNEQVLTPDMQILSNASCTTNCLAPVAQVLHRELGIEQGLMTTIHAYTNDQNLSDVYHSDPYRARSATQSMIPTKTGAAEAVGLVLPELAGKLTGMAVRVPVINVSLVDLTLQLQRETDAAEVNALFKAASEQSPVLGYNALPLVSCDFNHNPLSSIFDANHTKASGKLLKVMAWYDNEWGFSNRMLDNCLILARMA encoded by the coding sequence ATGACACTACGAATCGCCATCAATGGCTTTGGCCGTATCGGCCGCAACGTGCTACGCGCACTCTATACCCAGAATTATCGCCAACATCTGCAGGTCGTGGCGATCAACGATCTGGGCGATAGCGCGATCAATGCCCACCTTCTGCAATATGACAGCGTGCACGGCCACTTTGCCGAAACGGTCAAGGTCGATGGCGAAAGCCTATGGGTCAGGGACGATAAAATCGCCGTCAGCGCCATTCGCAACCCAGCCGAACTGCCGTGGAAAACCCATCAGGTCGACGTGGTGCTGGAATGCACCGGGCTGTTCACCGAACGCGAAAAGGCGGCCGCCCATCTCACGGCAGGCGCCCGCAAGGTACTGATCTCGGCCCCCGCCAAAGGCGCCGATGCCACACTGGTATTCGGCGTCAACGAGCAAGTGCTGACGCCGGACATGCAGATCCTCTCCAACGCCTCCTGCACGACCAACTGCCTGGCTCCAGTCGCTCAGGTTCTGCATCGCGAGCTGGGCATCGAGCAGGGGCTGATGACCACCATCCACGCCTATACCAACGACCAGAATCTCTCCGACGTCTATCACAGCGACCCGTACCGCGCGCGCTCGGCCACCCAATCGATGATCCCGACCAAAACCGGCGCCGCTGAGGCCGTCGGTCTGGTGCTGCCGGAACTGGCCGGAAAACTCACGGGCATGGCGGTACGGGTACCGGTGATCAACGTGTCATTGGTCGACCTGACACTGCAACTCCAGCGCGAGACCGATGCAGCAGAGGTCAACGCCCTGTTCAAGGCTGCCAGCGAGCAGTCACCGGTGCTGGGTTACAACGCCCTGCCGCTGGTGTCCTGCGATTTCAACCACAACCCGCTGTCGTCGATCTTCGACGCCAACCACACCAAGGCCAGCGGCAAGCTGCTCAAGGTCATGGCCTGGTACGACAACGAGTGGGGCTTTTCCAACCGTATGCTGGACAACTGCCTGATCCTGGCGCGCATGGCCTGA